A region from the Hydra vulgaris chromosome 08, alternate assembly HydraT2T_AEP genome encodes:
- the LOC136083369 gene encoding uncharacterized protein LOC136083369, producing MHMVFMVRFLHGFLGPLLFVLYINDLPDLTHNIKLYGDDSFFTSDVDFLQADINKAVEWSRIWLMKFNIKKCKVMHIGQGSTKSNQKYYMYDDNGKQVTLADTYIERDLGVLISDNLKVKMQVDSAAMKANQMLGIFKKSISVQRFKSEEIALYNLY from the coding sequence ATGCATATGGTATTCATGGTCAGATTCTTGCATGGATTCCTTGGTCCCCTTCTTTTTGTGTTGTATATTAATGACCTACCAGATTTGAcacacaatataaaattatatggtGATGATAGCTTTTTTACATCAGATGTAGATTTTTTACAAGCTGATATCAATAAAGCTGTTGAATGGTCAAGAATTTGGCTGAtgaagtttaatataaaaaaatgtaaggtCATGCATATCGGTCAAGGATCAactaaatcaaatcaaaaatactATATGTATGATGACAATGGCAAACAAGTCACATTAGCTGATACCTATATTGAAAGAGATTTAGGTGTACTCATCTCTGATAACCTTAAAGTTAAGATGCAAGTAGATTCTGCTGCTATGAAGGCCAATCAAATGcttggaatttttaaaaaaagcatttcagtACAGAGGTTTAAATCTGAGGAAATCGCTTTATATAACCTATATTAG